In a genomic window of Calditrichota bacterium:
- a CDS encoding zf-HC2 domain-containing protein — protein sequence MMKHLTRQALLLYVRNLGLTKAEIETVQHHLQICSRCQQELADLKLKLKQIRQQNSMQCDYFLQKLPSFLDKNLSDKENVAIENHLHECDTCRALFSLLAEVPDWEMLPSEIPVAVSERIEKQVLFAMNRDKAKNATQKIGSKMIGKIDAFIQEVVLSFRPVQQGFAFRGDDEKDLKIIEHTGGNLLIETGIENATLELTSVFEEFTIKAKTDKEGVAIFKNLAKGDYVAHINGYFLEDINVKKQL from the coding sequence ATGATGAAACATTTGACCAGACAAGCGCTTTTATTGTACGTCAGGAATCTTGGGTTAACAAAAGCAGAGATAGAAACTGTTCAGCATCATCTGCAAATTTGTTCTCGATGCCAACAAGAATTAGCCGACTTGAAATTAAAATTGAAGCAAATAAGACAACAAAATTCTATGCAATGCGATTACTTTCTTCAAAAATTGCCCTCTTTTCTGGATAAAAATTTAAGCGACAAGGAAAATGTTGCAATTGAAAATCATTTGCATGAATGCGATACCTGCAGAGCATTATTTTCTCTCCTTGCTGAAGTACCTGACTGGGAAATGCTGCCCAGCGAAATCCCTGTCGCTGTAAGCGAGCGAATTGAAAAGCAGGTTCTTTTCGCCATGAATAGGGACAAAGCCAAAAATGCCACCCAAAAAATCGGGAGCAAAATGATTGGAAAAATCGATGCATTTATTCAAGAAGTTGTCCTGTCTTTTCGACCAGTGCAACAGGGATTTGCCTTCCGCGGCGATGACGAAAAAGATCTCAAAATTATCGAACACACCGGCGGCAATCTTTTAATTGAAACAGGAATTGAAAATGCCACTTTGGAATTGACGTCGGTCTTTGAAGAATTCACAATAAAGGCAAAAACAGATAAAGAAGGTGTAGCCATTTTCAAAAACCTGGCTAAAGGCGATTACGTCGCTCATATTAACGGCTATTTTTTGGAAGATATCAACGTAAAAAAACAACTGTAA